A window of the Anaerolineales bacterium genome harbors these coding sequences:
- the lgt gene encoding prolipoprotein diacylglyceryl transferase produces the protein MITIDAQGIHIGILYFRFYGMIIMFGAVMAAWLAQRMLRKMGQDPEMVWDGFFWVIIFGIIGARIYHVLTPSKYSGITTEYYLHHPLQILKMWDGGLGMPGAIIGGAIGIYIFAKRRGISFAMLLDAAAPGVALAQAIGRWGNFVNQELYGQPTDVPWCIKIDPAHRLPGYGEFDCFHPLFLYESIWNLLNMFFLLWLFRKYRKNLINGDLFLVYMITYPIGRFLLEYLRLDYVQIAGINFNQALMLVVAILVASFLVIRHRRKPKTT, from the coding sequence ATGATCACTATCGACGCGCAAGGCATTCACATCGGTATCCTCTACTTCCGTTTCTACGGCATGATCATCATGTTCGGAGCGGTCATGGCGGCGTGGCTGGCACAGCGCATGCTGCGCAAGATGGGCCAGGATCCGGAAATGGTCTGGGATGGCTTTTTCTGGGTCATCATATTCGGCATCATCGGTGCCAGAATCTATCACGTGCTGACCCCCTCGAAATACTCTGGTATCACGACCGAGTACTACCTGCATCATCCGCTGCAGATTTTGAAGATGTGGGACGGCGGACTGGGCATGCCGGGTGCGATCATCGGCGGCGCAATAGGGATTTACATCTTCGCCAAACGACGGGGAATTTCCTTTGCCATGCTGCTGGATGCGGCTGCGCCGGGCGTCGCGCTGGCGCAAGCTATCGGCCGCTGGGGCAATTTCGTCAACCAGGAGCTGTACGGGCAACCGACCGACGTGCCGTGGTGCATCAAGATCGATCCGGCTCATCGTCTTCCGGGATACGGAGAGTTCGATTGTTTTCATCCCCTTTTCCTGTACGAGTCGATCTGGAACTTGCTGAATATGTTTTTTCTGCTGTGGCTGTTCCGCAAGTACCGGAAGAATCTCATCAATGGGGACCTGTTCCTGGTTTACATGATTACTTACCCGATCGGACGATTCCTGCTGGAATATCTGCGTCTGGATTACGTTCAGATCGCAGGTATCAATTTCAACCAGGCGTTGATGCTCGTCGTGGCGATCCTGGTGGCCTCCTTTCTTGTCATCCGTCATCGTCGAAAGCCGAAGACAACCTGA